In the genome of Chryseobacterium oryzae, one region contains:
- a CDS encoding response regulator, giving the protein MNNKILIVDDDPRNIFALKLTLKAKGYQIESCTMAQEAIDVLKNDNQFLVILLDMMMPEIDGYQALKIIRETPGINHIPVIAVTAQAMPEDRQKCIDAGAQDYVSKPINVDILMSAIQKLT; this is encoded by the coding sequence ATGAATAATAAAATACTCATTGTGGATGATGATCCACGTAATATATTTGCCCTGAAACTTACGCTTAAAGCTAAAGGATATCAGATTGAAAGCTGTACAATGGCACAGGAAGCTATTGATGTTTTGAAAAATGACAACCAATTTTTAGTGATATTGTTAGATATGATGATGCCTGAGATTGATGGTTATCAAGCCCTGAAAATCATCCGCGAAACTCCTGGTATAAACCATATTCCGGTAATTGCGGTTACGGCTCAGGCAATGCCGGAAGACCGTCAGAAATGTATAGATGCCGGAGCGCAGGATTATGTTTCCAAGCCTATCAATGTTGATATTCTGATGTCTGCCATTCAAAAATTAACTTGA
- a CDS encoding 2,3,4,5-tetrahydropyridine-2,6-dicarboxylate N-succinyltransferase, which produces MSLQQTIENIWENRELLQNEDSQKAIREVISLVDKGELRTAEPTENGWRVNEWVKKAVVMYFPIQKMETIEVGPFEFHDKMPLKRNYAEKGVRVVPHAIAREGAYIAPGVIMMPSYVNIGAYVDSGTMVDTWATVGSCAQIGKNVHLSGGVGIGGVLEPLQAAPVIIEDDCFVGSRCIVVEGVHVEKEAVLGANVVLTASTKIIDVTGDSPVEIKGRVPARSVVIPGSYTKKFPAGEYQVPCALIIGKRKESTDKKTSLNDALRENNVAV; this is translated from the coding sequence ATGTCACTACAACAAACGATTGAGAACATTTGGGAAAACAGAGAATTATTGCAGAATGAAGACAGCCAAAAAGCTATAAGAGAAGTTATTTCTTTGGTAGATAAAGGAGAGCTTCGTACAGCAGAGCCTACCGAAAACGGATGGCGGGTAAATGAATGGGTGAAAAAAGCAGTGGTAATGTATTTTCCTATTCAAAAAATGGAAACCATTGAAGTAGGACCATTTGAGTTTCATGATAAAATGCCTTTAAAAAGAAACTATGCTGAAAAAGGCGTGAGAGTGGTTCCACACGCAATTGCAAGAGAAGGTGCTTATATTGCTCCGGGAGTAATTATGATGCCGTCTTACGTTAATATCGGTGCTTATGTAGATTCTGGAACAATGGTAGATACTTGGGCAACTGTTGGAAGCTGTGCCCAAATTGGTAAAAATGTTCATTTAAGTGGTGGAGTTGGTATTGGAGGTGTTTTGGAACCTTTGCAAGCCGCACCGGTCATTATTGAAGACGACTGTTTTGTAGGTTCCAGATGTATTGTTGTAGAAGGCGTACATGTAGAAAAAGAAGCAGTTTTAGGTGCCAATGTGGTATTAACAGCATCCACAAAAATTATTGATGTTACAGGAGATTCTCCGGTAGAAATTAAAGGCAGAGTACCAGCAAGATCAGTAGTAATTCCGGGGAGTTATACCAAAAAATTTCCGGCAGGAGAATATCAGGTTCCATGTGCTTTAATTATCGGTAAAAGAAAGGAATCCACAGATAAAAAAACTTCTTTAAACGATGCATTAAGAGAGAATAATGTGGCAGTATAA
- a CDS encoding glycosyltransferase family 87 protein, which translates to MKKFGDKLLKIISNPKYIFSIYIIVSVITAVSKYLNCLKSGSSFHAINNYLIFKNVFFNTLKERNLYLHYPEYLDLNHYGIFFGVLIAPFAILPDWLGLILWNVANVLVLLYAVKTLPFSEMTKSLFLWFCLQEFITASLHQQFNVALTGLIILSFTMIYQKKETQSALAICIGLFVKIYGIIGLSSFFFVKDKKKFILSLVVISLAFLVIPMLYSSANFGLQSYKDWFVELQHKNIENQRLGNMQDISLMGFFRRILGDPTIPNTLFFAFGIPLFLLPYIRISQYKHLGFQLSILASSLLFVVLFSSGSEPPTYIIAVSGALIWFFIQEKKGKAEIAMLVFLILFTSFSTSDLFPKFVKENFIQKYSIKALPCILIWLKLSYELLTRKYSAKTIF; encoded by the coding sequence ATGAAAAAATTTGGAGATAAGCTTCTGAAAATAATTTCCAACCCGAAATATATTTTTAGCATCTATATTATCGTTTCCGTAATTACAGCAGTTTCAAAATATTTGAATTGTCTGAAAAGCGGAAGCAGTTTTCATGCAATCAACAATTATCTTATCTTCAAAAATGTGTTTTTCAATACATTAAAAGAAAGAAATCTATATCTTCATTATCCTGAGTATTTAGATCTCAACCATTACGGAATTTTCTTTGGAGTGCTTATCGCTCCGTTTGCAATTTTGCCCGATTGGTTGGGTCTTATTTTATGGAATGTTGCCAATGTTCTGGTACTTTTGTATGCGGTAAAAACATTGCCATTTTCAGAAATGACCAAATCGCTTTTCCTGTGGTTTTGTCTTCAGGAATTTATTACGGCAAGTCTCCATCAGCAGTTTAATGTCGCACTTACGGGGCTTATTATTCTTTCTTTCACGATGATTTATCAAAAAAAAGAAACACAGTCTGCTCTTGCTATTTGTATAGGTTTGTTTGTGAAAATATACGGAATTATTGGGCTTTCTTCATTCTTTTTCGTAAAAGATAAAAAGAAATTTATCTTGTCTTTAGTTGTTATTTCTTTAGCGTTTTTAGTAATTCCGATGCTGTATTCATCAGCCAATTTTGGTTTACAGTCCTATAAAGACTGGTTTGTAGAGCTTCAGCATAAGAATATCGAAAACCAAAGACTGGGAAATATGCAGGACATCTCTTTAATGGGGTTTTTCAGAAGAATTTTAGGTGATCCAACAATTCCAAACACTTTATTTTTTGCTTTTGGAATTCCTTTGTTTCTGCTTCCTTATATCAGAATTTCTCAGTATAAACATTTAGGATTTCAGCTTTCTATTTTAGCATCATCATTATTATTTGTTGTTCTTTTCAGTTCTGGTTCAGAACCGCCAACATATATTATTGCTGTATCCGGAGCATTAATTTGGTTTTTTATTCAGGAGAAAAAAGGAAAAGCAGAAATTGCGATGCTGGTATTTCTTATCTTGTTTACCAGTTTTTCTACTTCGGATCTTTTTCCAAAATTTGTAAAAGAAAATTTTATTCAGAAATATTCTATAAAAGCACTTCCGTGTATTTTAATTTGGCTGAAACTTAGTTACGAGCTTCTTACACGTAAATATTCTGCAAAAACAATATTCTAG
- a CDS encoding C40 family peptidase — protein sequence MEHRTFHIKSLKYIALGIVFSTLMNSCGSSKNVSAVKTDNKNNNVKFESSRHLVSEFDGKISGSLKKLLKDAEKYLGAPYKFGGNTSEGFDCSGFAAKVFIENNFQLPRRSSDQALAGKSIDIEIVKPGDLLFFATSGGSRVSHVGIVHTIEKDGEVKFIHASTSKGVIISSLNEKYWNKAYLHAQRVL from the coding sequence ATGGAACATAGAACTTTTCATATTAAATCTTTAAAATACATAGCTTTAGGTATTGTGTTTTCTACGTTAATGAACTCATGCGGAAGCAGTAAAAATGTATCTGCAGTAAAAACCGATAACAAGAATAATAATGTGAAGTTTGAAAGTTCTAGGCACTTAGTTTCAGAATTCGACGGAAAAATCTCAGGATCGCTGAAAAAACTTTTGAAGGATGCAGAAAAGTATTTGGGTGCTCCCTATAAATTTGGGGGAAATACTTCAGAAGGTTTCGATTGTTCTGGGTTTGCTGCGAAAGTTTTTATTGAAAACAATTTTCAGCTTCCGAGAAGATCATCAGATCAGGCTTTGGCAGGAAAATCTATAGATATAGAAATCGTAAAGCCCGGGGATTTACTTTTTTTCGCAACATCTGGAGGTTCTCGGGTTTCGCATGTCGGGATTGTTCATACCATAGAAAAAGATGGAGAAGTGAAATTTATTCACGCATCAACTTCTAAAGGTGTTATTATATCTTCTTTAAACGAAAAGTATTGGAACAAAGCGTATCTTCATGCTCAGAGGGTTTTGTAA
- a CDS encoding cupin domain-containing protein: MNTINIQEKFSLFSEFWSPKIVGELNGQYVKLVKLKGEFVWHKHDHEDEMFLVIKGLLKIEFRDRTETIHENEFIVVPKGIEHKPVADEEVWVMLFEPKETLNTGDITSTFTKENLESI, translated from the coding sequence ATGAATACAATAAATATTCAGGAAAAGTTTTCCTTATTTTCAGAGTTTTGGTCTCCAAAAATAGTTGGCGAACTGAACGGTCAATATGTAAAATTGGTAAAACTGAAAGGAGAATTTGTCTGGCACAAACATGATCATGAAGATGAAATGTTTTTGGTAATAAAAGGACTGCTTAAAATAGAATTCAGAGATAGAACAGAAACAATCCACGAAAACGAATTTATCGTTGTTCCAAAAGGTATAGAACACAAACCTGTTGCAGATGAAGAAGTTTGGGTAATGCTTTTTGAACCCAAAGAAACACTCAATACCGGCGATATAACAAGTACATTTACAAAAGAGAATTTAGAATCTATTTAA
- a CDS encoding CheR family methyltransferase has product MLEPSIVKDEEVEYLIKDVYDLYGYDFSDYSRASFKRRVNRICLIDKFTSFAELRYTLMNEPDYLKRFIEEITVNVTEMFRDPSFFKALREKILPQLGTYPLIRIWVAGCSTGEEAYSVAILLKEANLYHKSLIYGTDLNPSVLESARAGVFPLQQMKLYSENYILSGGKKDFSDYYTANYNSVVFDKSLKEKLILSTHNLVSDSSFNSFQLIICRNVLIYFDRNLQERVFNLFDNSLENLGFLALGAKETLRFSKLDKNYHQIDDQRIWKKIES; this is encoded by the coding sequence ATGCTGGAACCAAGTATTGTAAAAGATGAAGAAGTAGAATATCTTATTAAAGATGTTTATGATCTGTACGGATACGATTTTTCCGATTACAGCAGGGCATCTTTTAAGCGGAGAGTAAACCGTATCTGTCTTATCGACAAATTTACCAGTTTTGCAGAACTCCGTTATACCTTGATGAACGAACCCGATTATCTGAAAAGATTTATAGAAGAAATCACGGTTAATGTAACGGAAATGTTTAGGGATCCTTCATTTTTCAAAGCATTAAGAGAGAAAATTCTGCCACAATTGGGTACCTATCCTTTAATCCGAATATGGGTTGCAGGATGTTCTACCGGTGAAGAAGCTTATTCTGTTGCAATTTTACTAAAAGAGGCAAATTTGTATCACAAATCGCTAATTTACGGTACAGATCTTAATCCTTCTGTTTTAGAATCTGCAAGAGCAGGAGTTTTTCCTTTGCAGCAGATGAAACTTTATTCGGAAAACTATATTCTTTCGGGAGGAAAAAAAGATTTTTCAGATTATTATACAGCTAATTATAATAGTGTTGTATTCGATAAAAGCCTCAAAGAAAAACTTATTTTATCCACGCATAACTTGGTATCCGACAGTTCGTTTAACAGTTTTCAACTGATAATATGCCGAAATGTTCTCATTTATTTTGATAGAAACTTGCAGGAAAGAGTTTTTAATCTTTTTGATAACAGCTTAGAAAATTTAGGATTTTTAGCTTTAGGGGCAAAAGAAACATTAAGATTTTCTAAATTAGACAAAAATTATCATCAAATTGATGACCAGCGAATCTGGAAAAAAATCGAGTCTTAA
- a CDS encoding chemotaxis protein CheB, producing MREEDFNKTELVVIGGSAGSLQIILELIKNLDNKFSFPIILVLHRKANSSNILQVLLQQFTASEVIEVDDKTEIVKNKIYIAPADYHLLFENKKIMALDSSEKMNYSRPSIDVTFKSAAEVFGKTIIGILLSGANADGVEGLAYIKKYGGKVWIQNPDTAEVDYMPRQAEQQLNYDLLITPQNLAELINQIE from the coding sequence ATGAGGGAAGAAGATTTCAATAAAACTGAATTAGTTGTAATTGGAGGATCTGCGGGAAGTCTGCAGATTATTCTTGAGCTGATTAAGAATCTTGACAATAAATTTTCTTTTCCGATTATTTTGGTTTTGCACAGAAAAGCGAATTCCAGTAATATTCTTCAGGTCTTGCTTCAGCAGTTTACAGCATCAGAGGTAATTGAAGTGGACGATAAAACAGAAATTGTAAAAAATAAAATATATATTGCGCCTGCAGATTATCATTTACTTTTCGAGAATAAAAAGATAATGGCTTTAGACAGCTCCGAAAAGATGAATTATTCTCGTCCGTCGATAGACGTAACTTTTAAATCTGCTGCGGAAGTTTTTGGTAAAACTATTATTGGTATTTTACTTTCCGGAGCAAATGCAGATGGTGTGGAAGGGTTGGCTTACATTAAAAAATATGGAGGAAAAGTTTGGATTCAGAATCCTGATACAGCAGAAGTAGATTATATGCCAAGACAGGCAGAGCAACAGCTTAATTATGATTTATTGATTACGCCTCAAAATCTGGCAGAACTTATTAACCAAATTGAATAA
- a CDS encoding outer membrane beta-barrel family protein, whose translation MRNILVPIALLASTLSIAQTKTDTIKTNEKEIEAVTFVAKKPTVESKVDRTVFNVANSSILAGNTTWDVLRMTPLVSIDNNDALRAEGEMVTVYINDRKSVFTGKVLKDYLQTIPADNLLKIEVITSPSSRYETSGSVINIVLKKRDDEGIKGSVTFNNRQNTKNSQYTNFNLNYHKDKFTQTIVGSYSDNTYVQKNSILNTLYENNDVTQIISENVYKGKNPSLSSTSEYEINSKNSIGLILEAYQGKRFSNSQSDGTRYLDGELNNSFSQSQNASVLSRNLGTNLFYKYYDKEKNKILDINLGANYDGSDEDNLFVKTISSLSNTNITGILSDQEARNYYLKVDYTQPIGKSGGNIEVGGKIDINNNVIPYNLYGNNLSNLSTFDNFRYKDNINSLYANFSKTFFEKLETRVGLRYEYINYTAEQDVAGSKRKESYGKLLPNLLLKYSFSKNYDLSLTYNRSLWRPWYSEFNPFLIPNNDGIFYRGNINLNPNPNDRLYMKLGILKKYFLSARYSFTNQDYWTAYVVEKGSVPQLDKTIAEPQNFNGKVHKYSVNANTNQTFLKNKLNVNLGFGWNYIDNSDFNQRNDLKAKDYISFWSSSANFSYTNLFNKNINLSAWVEVSNQNNGNSYANRTNVFHNISATKIFPKTQMEISLQLMNIFQRPNFDSTTFSQTGTFRNSVKSDWYGFSLTFVKRFGNQKVKENSKTDVEKNGGGGK comes from the coding sequence ATGAGAAACATATTAGTGCCCATTGCATTATTAGCAAGTACGCTATCAATAGCACAGACAAAAACCGATACCATAAAGACTAACGAAAAGGAAATTGAAGCCGTTACATTTGTAGCTAAAAAACCTACGGTTGAATCTAAGGTTGACCGCACCGTTTTTAATGTAGCCAACAGCTCCATTCTTGCAGGAAATACAACTTGGGATGTTCTTAGAATGACGCCTCTGGTAAGTATAGACAATAACGATGCGCTTCGTGCCGAAGGTGAAATGGTTACCGTTTACATTAACGACAGAAAGTCTGTATTTACCGGCAAAGTGCTTAAAGATTATTTGCAAACTATTCCTGCGGATAATTTATTGAAAATTGAAGTCATAACCAGTCCGTCCTCGAGATACGAAACGTCTGGTTCTGTCATTAATATAGTTCTAAAAAAACGTGATGATGAAGGAATTAAAGGAAGTGTAACTTTTAACAACAGACAGAATACCAAAAATTCTCAGTACACCAATTTTAATCTTAATTATCATAAAGATAAATTTACCCAGACAATAGTAGGAAGTTACAGCGACAATACTTATGTACAGAAAAACTCGATTTTAAATACACTATACGAGAATAATGATGTAACGCAGATTATTTCCGAAAATGTTTATAAAGGCAAAAATCCTTCCCTGTCTTCTACTTCAGAATACGAAATTAACAGTAAAAATTCAATAGGATTAATTCTTGAGGCATATCAAGGGAAACGCTTCAGCAATTCTCAGTCAGATGGTACGAGATATTTAGATGGGGAACTCAACAATTCTTTCAGCCAAAGCCAAAACGCATCTGTATTGAGCAGAAACTTAGGAACCAATCTTTTCTATAAATATTATGATAAAGAGAAAAATAAAATTTTAGATATTAATTTGGGAGCCAATTATGATGGTTCCGATGAGGATAATTTGTTCGTAAAAACCATATCTTCTCTTAGCAATACGAATATTACAGGTATTCTTTCTGACCAGGAAGCCCGAAATTATTATCTGAAAGTAGATTATACCCAACCTATAGGAAAATCTGGCGGAAATATAGAAGTGGGAGGTAAAATAGACATTAACAACAATGTAATACCATACAATCTCTATGGGAATAATCTGAGTAATCTTTCTACTTTTGATAATTTCAGATATAAAGATAATATCAATTCCTTGTATGCTAATTTCAGCAAGACATTCTTCGAGAAGTTAGAAACCAGAGTAGGTTTGCGTTATGAATATATAAATTATACTGCTGAACAGGATGTTGCAGGAAGCAAAAGAAAAGAATCTTACGGAAAGCTTCTTCCCAACTTATTGCTGAAATATTCTTTCTCCAAAAATTATGATCTTAGCCTAACGTACAACCGATCTCTATGGAGACCTTGGTATTCTGAGTTTAATCCTTTTCTTATTCCCAATAATGACGGAATTTTTTACAGAGGTAATATCAACTTAAACCCAAACCCGAACGACCGACTTTATATGAAACTTGGAATTCTGAAAAAATATTTTCTTTCAGCAAGATATTCTTTTACCAATCAGGATTACTGGACTGCCTATGTAGTAGAAAAAGGATCGGTTCCTCAATTGGATAAAACCATTGCAGAACCTCAAAATTTTAATGGAAAAGTGCATAAATATTCCGTAAATGCCAATACCAACCAAACATTTCTGAAGAATAAACTAAACGTTAATTTAGGCTTCGGATGGAATTATATTGATAACAGTGATTTTAACCAAAGAAACGACCTTAAAGCAAAAGATTACATTAGTTTCTGGAGCAGTTCTGCAAATTTTTCCTACACCAATTTATTCAATAAAAACATCAATTTAAGTGCTTGGGTAGAAGTTTCTAACCAGAATAACGGGAATTCTTACGCCAACCGAACCAATGTTTTTCACAACATTTCGGCAACTAAGATTTTTCCTAAAACACAAATGGAAATCAGTCTTCAGCTAATGAACATTTTCCAAAGACCTAATTTCGATTCTACAACGTTTAGCCAAACAGGAACTTTCAGAAATTCTGTTAAATCCGACTGGTATGGCTTTTCTTTAACGTTTGTGAAGCGTTTTGGTAACCAAAAAGTTAAAGAAAACTCTAAAACTGACGTGGAAAAGAACGGAGGTGGCGGTAAATAA
- a CDS encoding response regulator — protein sequence MNKKILIFDDDKTILEVITIIFEENGYQVEISETSHDILEKVSDFMPDVILMDNWIPKIGGVEATRLLKNHEDFKNIPVIYVTANNDIVALAKEAMADDYVAKPFNLDDLEEKVAKYI from the coding sequence ATGAACAAAAAAATATTAATTTTTGATGATGATAAAACCATTTTAGAAGTAATTACAATCATTTTTGAAGAAAATGGCTATCAGGTGGAAATATCTGAAACCAGTCATGATATTTTGGAGAAAGTTTCAGATTTTATGCCGGATGTTATTTTGATGGATAATTGGATTCCTAAAATTGGTGGAGTAGAAGCAACCAGACTTCTTAAGAATCACGAAGATTTCAAGAATATTCCTGTAATTTATGTTACTGCGAATAACGATATTGTTGCTTTGGCAAAAGAAGCAATGGCAGACGATTATGTCGCCAAACCTTTTAATCTGGATGATCTGGAAGAAAAAGTAGCAAAATATATTTAA
- a CDS encoding glycosyltransferase family 2 protein yields MKKISIVIPAHNEEGNVALVHQKIKEVFDGLVNYDFEIIFVNDGSRDNTQQKLEELSAKYNEVKFIEFSRNFGHQPAVKAGMDNADGNAVISMDGDLQHPPEMIPQMIKMWEEGYDIVYTIRKYPKQISYFKRKTSDFFYKILSRMSDVDLTKGGGSDFRLMDANTIEVMKNFNEDDLFLRGLTSWMGFKQTGIEFTANERLSGESSYNLKKMITFAFTGITAFSVKPLYLAAYLGFLFSAFSIVGYGLYVLYAFVAKTEISGWASLIMTIVFFGGLQLIILGIMGIYLGKIFKQVKERPNYIIKNKNF; encoded by the coding sequence ATGAAGAAAATTTCAATAGTAATCCCTGCCCACAATGAAGAGGGAAATGTTGCCTTAGTTCATCAAAAAATTAAAGAGGTTTTTGATGGACTGGTGAACTACGATTTTGAAATTATCTTTGTAAATGATGGCAGCCGAGACAATACCCAACAGAAACTTGAAGAACTTTCTGCAAAATATAATGAGGTGAAATTTATAGAATTTTCTAGAAATTTCGGACATCAACCTGCCGTAAAAGCAGGTATGGATAATGCTGATGGAAATGCAGTAATTTCTATGGACGGAGATCTTCAGCATCCTCCGGAAATGATTCCTCAAATGATTAAAATGTGGGAAGAGGGCTACGATATTGTTTATACCATCAGAAAATATCCCAAACAGATTTCTTATTTTAAACGGAAAACTTCCGATTTTTTTTACAAAATTTTGTCAAGAATGTCGGATGTAGATTTAACTAAAGGTGGCGGTTCAGATTTTCGGCTTATGGATGCCAATACCATCGAGGTAATGAAAAATTTCAACGAAGACGATTTGTTTCTTCGAGGTTTAACAAGCTGGATGGGTTTTAAACAGACCGGAATAGAATTTACAGCCAACGAAAGATTATCAGGCGAAAGCAGCTATAATCTTAAAAAAATGATCACATTTGCGTTTACAGGAATTACCGCATTCAGTGTAAAACCACTGTACCTTGCTGCCTATTTAGGATTTCTGTTTTCTGCATTTTCTATTGTAGGTTACGGTTTGTACGTTTTGTATGCTTTCGTTGCTAAAACTGAAATTTCTGGCTGGGCATCGTTAATTATGACGATTGTTTTCTTTGGTGGACTTCAGCTGATTATTCTTGGGATTATGGGTATATATTTGGGTAAAATTTTTAAACAGGTTAAAGAAAGACCTAATTATATTATTAAAAATAAAAACTTTTAA